The following coding sequences lie in one Halomonas sp. 'Soap Lake #6' genomic window:
- the flgB gene encoding flagellar basal body rod protein FlgB: protein MIDQLGSVFNFHQQALSLRQSRHDVLAANIANADTPNYKARDIDFASELKKAVGNGSAPQQSGGVALSRTSERHLAGQGPAWRGASNADLLYRIPDQPSLDGNTVDMDRERTQFADNAVRYQAGLTILNSRIQGLKNAMQPE, encoded by the coding sequence ATGATCGACCAACTTGGTTCCGTCTTCAATTTTCACCAGCAGGCGCTGAGCTTGCGGCAATCGCGCCACGACGTGCTGGCCGCTAACATTGCGAATGCTGATACACCCAACTATAAAGCGCGGGACATCGATTTTGCTAGCGAGCTTAAAAAAGCAGTCGGTAACGGTTCAGCTCCGCAGCAAAGCGGCGGCGTTGCATTGTCACGCACGTCAGAGCGGCATCTCGCGGGCCAAGGGCCTGCTTGGCGTGGTGCCAGTAATGCTGATTTACTTTACCGGATTCCTGATCAGCCTAGCCTAGACGGAAATACGGTCGATATGGATCGTGAGCGCACGCAGTTTGCGGATAATGCTGTGCGTTATCAAGCGGGCCTCACGATTCTAAATAGTCGTATACAAGGGCTGAAAAATGCGATGCAGCCTGAGTAA
- the flgC gene encoding flagellar basal body rod protein FlgC, which produces MSMFSAFDIAASAMSAQSQRMNVTASNMANADSIAGPDGETYRAKQVMFQTQAQNNRYGVGGVRVTEVVEDDSPLRLEYMPHHPAADEDGYVAKPNVEPVHEMVNMISASRSYQANVEVFNTTKQMMIQTLSLGEG; this is translated from the coding sequence ATGTCCATGTTTTCCGCATTTGATATTGCCGCTTCGGCAATGAGTGCTCAGTCCCAACGGATGAACGTAACAGCTAGCAATATGGCGAACGCCGACAGTATTGCAGGGCCAGATGGAGAGACCTATCGGGCCAAGCAAGTGATGTTTCAAACCCAGGCACAAAATAATCGCTACGGCGTAGGTGGCGTTCGTGTTACGGAAGTGGTTGAAGACGACTCACCACTGCGTTTGGAATATATGCCGCATCACCCTGCTGCCGATGAAGATGGCTACGTCGCCAAACCTAATGTCGAGCCAGTGCATGAAATGGTTAACATGATCTCTGCATCACGCTCTTACCAAGCCAACGTTGAAGTCTTCAACACGACTAAGCAGATGATGATACAGACACTCTCACTGGGTGAAGGTTAA
- a CDS encoding flagellar hook assembly protein FlgD: MNIDNSVLNSINSGGSKGLSARQSDELRESFLTLLITQLQNQDPLNPMENAEMTSQLAQINTVSGIEELNSTLEGITSQMDANQALQASGLIGKGVMVPGRHILLEQDSDGNAYTTPFGIELSEPAKSVKATIVGEGGQVIRRYDLGSVKAGVQSFEWDGKNDQGETAASGRYTVQLEASNTEGDQIEAATALQYAVVNRVTPNDGSGSVRLDLGAIHGQVTLDQVKQIL; encoded by the coding sequence ATGAATATCGATAATAGCGTGTTGAATAGCATCAATAGCGGAGGCAGTAAGGGACTTTCTGCGCGTCAATCTGATGAGTTGCGTGAAAGCTTTCTGACCTTGTTGATCACCCAATTGCAGAATCAAGACCCGCTAAACCCGATGGAAAATGCGGAGATGACTTCGCAGCTAGCACAAATTAATACGGTCAGTGGTATTGAAGAGTTAAATAGCACTCTCGAAGGTATTACCAGCCAAATGGATGCTAATCAGGCGCTGCAGGCGAGCGGTTTAATTGGCAAAGGTGTCATGGTACCTGGTAGGCATATTTTGCTTGAGCAAGATAGCGACGGAAACGCTTATACAACACCTTTCGGAATAGAGTTGTCCGAGCCAGCGAAAAGCGTTAAGGCGACGATTGTTGGTGAGGGTGGTCAGGTCATCAGGCGTTATGACTTAGGCTCGGTCAAGGCCGGTGTTCAGTCTTTCGAGTGGGACGGCAAAAATGACCAGGGTGAGACGGCTGCCAGTGGCCGTTATACGGTGCAGCTAGAGGCCAGCAATACTGAAGGTGACCAAATTGAAGCTGCCACGGCCTTACAGTATGCGGTAGTCAACCGAGTGACGCCTAATGATGGCAGTGGCAGTGTTCGGCTGGATCTGGGCGCTATCCATGGCCAAGTAACTCTAGATCAAGTTAAACAAATTCTATAA